GCCCAGTGTCAGCATATCAATCCTCACAGCCCCTTAGACACACTCTATGGAAAAGCCATACAAAAGCAAGCATGAACTAGCTGATGTTGTTTGCCAATTTGGAAGTAGTTTGTTGCAGAGTGGGGAGTTATCGGCCAAGCAGATCAAAGTCTTTCACAACCTTGTGCAGTGCCGTACGGCCGCTTTGGGTGGACATGAGCAGGTGTGTGATGATTGCGGAGTCATCCACTACCGTTACAACAGCTGTCGCGACCGACATTGCCCCAAGTGTCAGGGAACCAAACAGGCGCTCTGGATTGAAAAGCTGATTAAATCAACACTTGCAGTCAAACACTACCATCTCATTTTCACCG
This is a stretch of genomic DNA from Desulfonatronum sp. SC1. It encodes these proteins:
- a CDS encoding transposase zinc-binding domain-containing protein; its protein translation is MEKPYKSKHELADVVCQFGSSLLQSGELSAKQIKVFHNLVQCRTAALGGHEQVCDDCGVIHYRYNSCRDRHCPKCQGTKQALWIEKLIKSTLAVKHYHLIFTVPHALNQIYLWDRRLYCNIVFHAARATLHSFGYTHYGCETGAVAVLHTWGQNLS